One Bacillota bacterium genomic window carries:
- a CDS encoding HAMP domain-containing histidine kinase, whose product MRFRDYLYERWIVYLFLTAAFGFAWAVYKLDIGLNLTESNARYILVGWLLLLLAFIAVDYSSYKRRFGKLIAHLEENTLSDERHFPYPTDRMLAERIRALVLDYEEFRSDIRTKSAEQLDFITRWLHDIKVPIAAARLILENSNLDAGVDYRKLDQELTAIEEAAQKVFYELKSESFHEDYKISRVSTHTLIAGALKGYSSLFSYKKLDIEITGGEHQVLSDPKWSTYILAQLISNAVKYTPPGGKIVIAAEADDDRVTVAVKNTGRGIPPQDLGQVFNKGYTSSEERSGGSATGYGLYLAKKLTDLLGHELSCESRYGEYAVFKLTFIATRTLHQVTKM is encoded by the coding sequence ATGAGGTTTCGGGATTATCTTTATGAGCGCTGGATAGTCTACTTGTTCCTTACTGCCGCCTTTGGTTTTGCCTGGGCTGTTTATAAGCTGGATATCGGGTTAAATTTAACTGAATCTAATGCCCGCTATATTCTGGTCGGCTGGCTGCTTCTGCTGCTGGCCTTTATTGCGGTGGATTATTCCAGTTATAAGCGGCGGTTTGGTAAGCTGATTGCGCACCTTGAAGAAAACACTTTAAGTGATGAACGTCATTTTCCTTATCCAACCGACCGCATGCTGGCTGAAAGAATTCGAGCACTAGTTTTGGATTATGAGGAGTTTAGATCAGATATTCGCACCAAGTCAGCGGAGCAGCTCGATTTTATTACCAGATGGCTTCATGATATCAAGGTGCCGATTGCTGCGGCTAGATTGATTTTAGAAAACTCGAATTTAGATGCGGGAGTGGATTACCGTAAACTAGATCAAGAGCTGACTGCCATAGAAGAAGCAGCGCAGAAGGTGTTTTATGAGCTTAAATCGGAAAGCTTCCATGAGGATTATAAAATCAGCAGAGTGAGCACCCATACCCTGATTGCCGGTGCCCTAAAAGGGTATTCCAGCTTGTTCAGCTATAAAAAGCTGGATATTGAAATCACCGGCGGCGAACATCAGGTTTTAAGTGACCCGAAATGGAGTACCTATATCCTTGCTCAGCTGATCTCTAATGCTGTGAAATACACTCCCCCGGGCGGGAAAATCGTGATTGCTGCTGAAGCTGATGATGATCGGGTCACAGTAGCAGTAAAGAACACAGGGCGAGGCATTCCGCCGCAGGATCTGGGCCAGGTTTTCAACAAAGGTTACACTTCTTCTGAGGAAAGGTCCGGAGGCAGCGCCACTGGCTACGGGCTGTATTTGGCTAAGAAACTGACGGATCTGCTCGGCCATGAGCTGAGCTGTGAATCTCGGTACGGGGAGTACGCCGTGTTCAAGCTGACCTTTATTGCGACCCGCACGCTCCACCAGGTGACAAAAATGTAA
- a CDS encoding response regulator transcription factor produces MYKIMIVEDDQTIAEIIDEKLSSWGYQTYRAENYQNILGEFTQSAPHLVLLDINLPFYDGFYWCSRIRELSNVPIIIISSRDSDSDKIRGIVQGGDDYLEKPFSMELLIAKVQAALRRAYAYQDQSLNVLQYRDLILDPERQVVFVGDHEIELTPNESKILAVLIRNQEKTVSRAYLMKALWDDQSFVDDNTLTVNVNRLRKKLAEAGLDHYIKTVKGEGYVLK; encoded by the coding sequence GTGTATAAAATCATGATTGTTGAAGACGACCAAACTATAGCTGAAATTATCGATGAGAAGCTCAGCAGCTGGGGTTACCAGACTTATCGAGCTGAAAATTATCAAAATATCTTAGGTGAATTTACCCAGTCTGCGCCGCATTTGGTGCTGCTGGACATCAATCTCCCTTTTTACGATGGCTTTTACTGGTGCAGCAGGATTAGGGAGCTGTCGAATGTGCCGATTATTATTATCTCGTCCAGAGACTCAGACAGCGACAAGATCCGGGGGATTGTGCAGGGCGGCGATGACTACTTAGAAAAGCCGTTTTCCATGGAGCTGTTAATCGCTAAGGTTCAGGCAGCCCTGCGCCGGGCGTATGCTTATCAGGATCAATCGTTGAATGTGCTCCAGTACCGGGATTTGATTCTTGATCCTGAGCGTCAGGTTGTATTTGTTGGCGATCATGAAATTGAGCTTACGCCCAATGAATCCAAGATCTTGGCGGTTTTAATCCGCAACCAGGAGAAGACTGTCAGTCGGGCATATCTGATGAAAGCGCTGTGGGATGACCAGAGTTTTGTTGACGACAATACATTGACTGTCAATGTCAACCGTTTAAGAAAGAAGCTTGCGGAAGCAGGCTTAGACCACTACATTAAGACGGTCAAAGGGGAAGGATATGTTCTAAAATGA